One window from the genome of Sardina pilchardus chromosome 12, fSarPil1.1, whole genome shotgun sequence encodes:
- the znf512 gene encoding zinc finger protein 512 produces MDHIHNNMSVTYVTTKKKIPRPQLKPNAQVPKTLDRDYESGGIGPSKIEACSQKTQNIKRTYARKKYHDLQPVYMSPPGDPTSESAASCSVIASSLINGAEEPHMSHLGHLSHMGHMGHMAYRMQAREPCCHVMDGMRATGSRVGGGVKRKQPVEEPCRSPVTSLPGVIRESVLVVERTDSSHLMLPSEEPKPKIFTTKKEPPTYPPGSQEERWQLQILGKGRVTCPKCKSVGRKTVEGLKKHMESCNMHPFTCPHCGKQLKSSTGMKYHLMADHNNLPLLQESSGIDDQALKEKLRKILKRMGKLKCSKEGCSGSFTSIMGYLYHTKKCGKEESELEKLLLNCQHCGKPYRSRAGLEYHLKSEHAPTPQKADEDESKAQQEPSPERTSSGRVKRMSAQVAVYHLQEIANDELSKEWPKRKVQRDLVPDDKKLKYARPGLPAFSQEVLRKWKNEVKLQRKVQCPNQGCGAVYTSVSGLKAHLGLCTMGEFEAGKYKCLICRKEFNSESGVKYHINSVHSQEWFVVSKKASKNFEKLLKTKPTVMVMVPEQTVEQNPGLRFTPGLNTWQEMGPPVAAAPSTVIMANPGAAEAEGKRKEPGEKDEETDRERERERAREQGGREKDCYDFDGSNSSSSSGGGGSSSSESEAEDAAVQTGQDTWALRRPPIADPHHAVPPPPPPAKQTRGHP; encoded by the exons ATGGATCACATACACAACAACATGTCTGTCACGTATGTGACCACAAAAAAGAAGATCCCCAGGCCACAATTAAAGCCCAATGCACAAG TTCCCAAGACCTTGGACAGGGACTACGAATCAGGGGGCATTGGACCATCCAAG ATCGAGGCATGTTCTCAGAAGACTCAAAACATAAAGAGGACATACGCAAGAAAAAA GTACCATGACCTGCAGCCGGTCTACATGAGTCCTCCAGGGGATCCGACCAGTGAGTCGGCAGCGTCCTGCTCGGTCATCGCCTCCAGCCTTATCAACGGGGCAGAGGAGCCCCATATGAGCCACCTGGGGCACCTGAGTCACATGGGGCACATGGGGCACATGGCCTACCGGATGCAGGCCAGAGAGCCCTGCTGCCACGTCATGGACGGCATGAGGGCGACCG GTTCTCGTGTAGGTGGTGGCGTGAAGAGGAAGCAACCTGTAGAGGAGCCGTGCCGGTCCCCAGTCACAAGCCTCCCAGGTGTTATACGAGAGTCAG TTCTTGTTGTGGAGCGTACAGACAGCAGTCATCTGATGCTGCCATCTGAGGAGCCGAAGCCGAAGATCTTCACTACCAAGAAGGAGCCGCCGACTTATCCTCCAG GGAGTCAGGAAGAAAGGTGGCAGTTGCAGATCTTGGGGAAGGGAAGAGTCACGTGTCCCAAGTGCAAATCGGTTGGAAGGAAGACAGTGGAGGGTCTAAAGAAGCACATGGAATCGTGCAATATG CACCCCTTTACATGTCCGCACTGTGGAAAACAACTGAAATCCTCAACGGGGATGAAGTACCACCTCATGGCTGACCACAACAACCTG CCTTTGCTCCAGGAAAGCAGTGGGATAGATGATCAGGCGCTTAAGGAGAAGCTCCGGAAGATTCTGAAAAGGATGGGCAAACTGAAATGCTCCAAAGAG GGATGCAGTGGCAGCTTCACCAGCATCATGGGCTACCTGTATCACACCAAGAAGTGTGGCAAGGAGGAGTCTGAGCTGGAGAAGCTGCTGCTGAACTGCCAGCACTGTGGGAAACCGTACCGCTCCAGGGCAGGACTGGAGTACCACCTGAAGTCTGAACATGCCCCG ACGCCCCAGAAGGCGGACGAGGACGAGTCGAAGGCCCAACAGGAGCCCAGTCCAGAGAGGACGTCCAGCGGCCGGGTGAAGCGCATGTCTGCCCAGGTGGCCGTCTACCACCTGCAGGAGATAGCCAACGACGAGCTCAGTAAGGAGTGGCCCAAGAGGAAGGTGCAACGGGACCTGGTCCCGGACGATAAGAAG CTCAAATACGCTCGTCCTGGACTGCCAGCTTTCAGTCAGGAGGTTTTGCGCAAGTGGAAGAATGAAGTCAAACTGCAAAGAAAAGTGCAGTGCCCAAACCAG GGATGTGGTGCAGTTTACACCAGTGTGTCTGGGCTGAAAGCCCACCTGGGTCTCTGTACAATG GGAGAGTTTGAAGCTGGCAAATACAAATGCCTGATATGCCGTAAAGAGTTCAACTCTGAGAGTGGGGTGAAGTATCACATCAACTCTGTCCACTCTCAG GAGTGGTTTGTGGTGAGCAAAAAAGCCTCCAAGAACTTCGAGAAGCTGCTGAAGACGAAGCCcacggtgatggtgatggtgccgGAGCAGACTGTCGAGCAGAACCCGGGCCTCCGCTTCACGCCGGGCCTCAACACCTGGCAGGAGATGGGTCCGCCGGTCGCGGCCGCCCCCTCCACCGTCATCATGGCCAACCCCGGGGCCGCGGAGGCCGAGGGCAAGAGGAAGGAGCCGGGCGAGAAGGACGAGGAGACGGACCGGGAGCGGGAGCGCGAGCGGGCTCGAGAGCAGGGGGGTCGAGAGAAGGACTGCTACGACTTTGacggcagcaacagcagcagcagcagcggcggcggcggcagctccAGCAGCGAGTCGGAGGCCGAGGACGCGGCCGTGCAGACGGGCCAGGACACGTGGGCCCTGAGGAGGCCGCCCATCGCCGACCCCCACCACGCCGtcccgccgcctcctcctcccgccAAGCAGACCAGGGGTCACCCctaa
- the LOC134098229 gene encoding uncharacterized protein LOC134098229: MAEEHASIEDPQDDREVFEGATIQMVDDMAEEPVSIGDLLDDWEVFDQASTQIECPTVRFFSKVPGDIKEHIEDFRSSVKRPFSTEVSSSECSDIVLNFCPVDSEAGFDVEAILKEIPDCKPAILVLMHHTDNPAYVVPDRSSYENKKDIPIVHLLYHEHKGLLKCQKNDEARKTIVETLESYEEYDKCEDAKDIECPSVRIHSIVPGSIKKHISTFKTSLVGSPNLTEVSSSKWSDVILAFCPIVSRVGTDIEAALKNIEDKSPSSTKPAILVAMHHTFEPEYVIPDTRRFGRDKGVHIVDCLFHEDSGLLKCKANQDAAEVIKRCLDEELKKKTLKPSQAVDSDPATQQES; the protein is encoded by the exons ATGGCAGAAGAGCATGCAAG TATTGAAGACCCCCAGGATGACAGGGAGGTGTTTGAAGGAGCTACTATACAGATGG TTGATGACATGGCAGAGGAGCCTGTAAG CATTGGCGACCTCCTGGATGACTGGGAAGTTTTTGACCAAGCTTCTACACAGATAG AATGTCCTACTGTCAGGTTCTTCAGCAAGGTGCCAGGGGACATTAAAGAACACATCGAAGACTTTAGGTCCTCTGTTAAAAGGCCCTTTTCCACCGAAGTGTCCTCGTCAGAGTGCAGCGATATCGTGCTGAATTTTTGCCCTGTCGATTCCGAAGCAGGTTTTGACGTTGAAGCCATTCTGAAAGAGATCCCAG aTTGCAAGCCTGCCATCTTGGTTCTGATGCACCACACTGATAACCCTGCATATGTGGTACCAGACCGTAGCAGCTATGAAAACAAGAAGGATATACCCATAGTGCACCTGCTGTACCATGAACACAAGGGACTCCTGAAATGTCAAAAGAATGATGAAGCTCGTAAAACAATCGTGGAAACCTTAGAAAG TTATGAAGAATATGATAAGTGTGAAGATGCAAAAGACATTG AGTGCCCATCAGTACGTATCCATAGCATTGTTCCAGGAAGTATTAAAAAACATATCAGCACTTTCAAGACTTCTTTGGTTGGGAGTCCCAATCTGACTGAAGTGTCCAGTTCAAAATGGTCAGATGTCATCCTTGCTTTCTGTCCTATCGTGTCTCGAGTTGGAACTGACATCGAAGCTGCTCTCAAGAACATTGAAG ACAAAAGCCCTAGCAGCACAAAACCTGCCATCCTGGTAGCAATGCaccatacatttgaacctgagTATGTCATACCAGACACCAGGCGCTTTGGAAGAGACAAGGGTGTTCATATCGTGGACTGCCTGTTCCACGAGGATTCAGGGCTCCTGAAGTGTAAGGCAAACCAAGACGCAGCGGAAGTCATCAAGCGGTGCTTGGATGAGGAGCTCAAAAA GAAAACATTAAAGCCTTCACAAGCTGTGGATTCAGATCCTGCTACTCAACAG GAGTCCTAG